In a genomic window of Pseudomonas mohnii:
- the dut gene encoding dUTP diphosphatase, translated as MHALQAKILDPRIGTEFPLPQYATPGSAGLDLRAMLEQDIVIKPGETVLIPTGLSVYIGDPNLAALILPRSGLGHKHGIVLGNLVGLIDSDYQGPLMVSCWNRGQTDFTMAVGERLAQLVLVPVVQAHFEMVEEFVETQRGTGGFGHSGSH; from the coding sequence ATGCACGCTTTGCAAGCCAAGATCCTCGACCCCCGCATCGGTACCGAATTTCCGTTGCCGCAATACGCCACACCGGGCTCCGCCGGCCTCGACCTGCGCGCCATGCTGGAGCAGGACATCGTGATCAAACCGGGTGAAACCGTGCTGATCCCTACCGGCCTGTCGGTGTACATCGGCGATCCGAACCTCGCCGCGCTGATCCTGCCGCGCTCCGGCCTGGGCCATAAGCACGGTATCGTGCTGGGCAACCTGGTGGGTCTGATCGACTCTGATTACCAGGGCCCGCTGATGGTTTCTTGCTGGAACCGTGGCCAGACCGACTTCACCATGGCGGTGGGCGAGCGGCTGGCGCAACTGGTGCTGGTACCGGTGGTGCAGGCACATTTCGAGATGGTCGAAGAGTTCGTCGAGACCCAGCGCGGCACTGGCGGTTTCGGTCATTCCGGTAGCCATTGA
- the coaBC gene encoding bifunctional phosphopantothenoylcysteine decarboxylase/phosphopantothenate--cysteine ligase CoaBC — MQRLYRKRIVLGVGGGIAAYKSADLVRRLMDQGAEVRVVMTRGGAEFITPLTMQALSGHPVHLDLLDPAAEAAMGHIELAKWADLVLIAPATADLIARLAQGIADDLLTTLVLATDAVVAVAPAMNQAMWRDPATQANLQTLESRDLKVFGPASGSQACGDVGLGRMLEATDLAQCAADCFQRQALTGKHVLITAGPTQENIDPVRYITNHSSGKMGFALAEAAVEAGARVTLITGPVHLPTPDRVTRIDVVSARDMLAACEAAIPCDLFIASAAVADYRPEVVAPQKLKKDPTNGDGLLLQMVRNPDILASIATRPDRPFSVGFAAETEHLLDYAARKLKDKNLDLIVANDVANPSIGFNSEENACSVIDRELHATLFAQTSKSKIARQLITFIAERLNQV; from the coding sequence ATGCAGCGGCTGTATCGGAAACGCATCGTTCTGGGCGTCGGCGGCGGTATCGCTGCCTATAAAAGCGCCGATCTGGTTCGCCGCCTGATGGACCAGGGCGCCGAAGTGCGCGTAGTCATGACCCGTGGCGGCGCCGAGTTCATCACCCCGCTGACCATGCAGGCCCTGTCCGGGCACCCGGTTCACCTGGATCTGCTGGACCCGGCAGCCGAAGCCGCCATGGGTCACATCGAACTGGCGAAATGGGCCGATCTGGTGTTGATCGCGCCGGCCACCGCCGACCTGATCGCTCGTCTTGCCCAAGGCATTGCCGATGACTTGCTGACCACGCTGGTGCTGGCCACCGACGCGGTCGTCGCCGTCGCCCCGGCGATGAACCAGGCCATGTGGCGCGATCCGGCGACCCAGGCCAACCTGCAAACCCTCGAAAGTCGCGACCTGAAAGTCTTTGGCCCAGCCTCTGGCAGCCAGGCCTGCGGCGACGTCGGCCTGGGCCGCATGCTCGAAGCCACCGATCTGGCCCAGTGCGCCGCCGACTGCTTCCAGCGCCAGGCGCTGACCGGCAAACACGTGCTGATCACCGCTGGCCCGACCCAGGAAAACATCGACCCGGTGCGCTACATCACCAACCACAGCTCCGGGAAAATGGGTTTCGCCCTCGCTGAAGCAGCTGTTGAAGCCGGCGCTCGGGTGACGCTGATCACCGGCCCCGTGCATTTGCCGACCCCGGACCGTGTCACACGCATCGACGTGGTCAGTGCCCGTGACATGCTTGCCGCCTGCGAAGCTGCGATCCCCTGCGACCTGTTCATCGCCTCTGCCGCAGTTGCGGACTACCGCCCGGAAGTAGTCGCGCCACAAAAACTTAAGAAAGATCCTACGAACGGCGACGGCTTGTTGCTGCAAATGGTGCGCAACCCGGACATCCTGGCCAGCATCGCGACACGCCCCGACCGTCCGTTCAGTGTCGGTTTCGCCGCTGAAACCGAACACCTGCTCGATTACGCTGCCCGCAAGCTGAAAGACAAGAACCTCGATTTGATCGTCGCCAACGACGTCGCCAACCCGAGCATTGGCTTCAACAGCGAAGAAAACGCCTGCAGTGTGATCGACCGCGAGCTTCACGCCACACTTTTCGCCCAGACCAGCAAGAGCAAGATTGCTCGTCAGCTGATCACTTTTATCGCCGAACGTCTGAACCAGGTTTAA
- the radC gene encoding RadC family protein, with translation MSIRNWPAAERPRERLLTLGAASLSDAELLAIFLRTGVSGKSAVDLARHLLGQFGSLRALLEADQVMFSMHLGLGPAKFAQLQAAQEMSRRHLAERARQKPALENPHVVREYLKSMLRHEPHEVFGCLFLDSKHQVLSFETLFRGSIDNTSVHPREVVKRALANNAAALILCHNHPSGNSDPSQADRVLTKRLQKALELIDVRVLDHFIIGDGDPLSMAEYGWM, from the coding sequence ATGAGTATTCGCAATTGGCCGGCGGCGGAGCGGCCGCGGGAGAGATTACTGACACTGGGAGCCGCGAGTCTTTCAGACGCCGAGTTACTGGCGATATTTTTACGAACCGGCGTATCCGGCAAAAGCGCGGTGGATCTGGCGCGGCATCTGCTGGGCCAGTTTGGCAGTCTGCGCGCACTGCTCGAGGCCGATCAGGTCATGTTCAGCATGCATTTGGGGCTGGGCCCGGCAAAATTCGCTCAATTGCAGGCAGCCCAGGAAATGAGCCGGCGGCATTTGGCTGAACGGGCGCGCCAGAAACCGGCACTGGAAAACCCTCACGTGGTCCGTGAATACCTGAAATCGATGCTGCGTCACGAACCGCATGAAGTGTTCGGTTGCCTGTTTCTGGACTCCAAACATCAGGTACTGAGCTTCGAAACGCTATTTCGCGGGTCCATCGACAATACGAGTGTGCATCCGCGGGAGGTGGTCAAGCGTGCGCTGGCTAACAATGCAGCAGCCTTGATCCTCTGCCACAACCACCCGTCAGGGAATTCCGACCCCAGTCAGGCTGATCGGGTGTTGACCAAGCGTTTGCAAAAGGCGCTGGAGTTGATCGATGTGCGGGTGCTGGATCATTTCATCATCGGCGACGGCGATCCGTTGTCCATGGCCGAGTATGGGTGGATGTGA
- a CDS encoding ABC transporter substrate-binding protein codes for MRLAALPLLLAPFLLSPQAFAAALSVCTEASPEGFDVVQYNSLTTTNASADVLMNRLVDFDTASGKVIASLADSWEVSPDGLIYVFKLRPQVKFHRTEYFSPTRELTAEDVKFSFDRMLDPANPWHQVAQTGFPHAQSMQLPALIKKIDALDPLTVRFTLDHPDSTFLATLSMGFASIYSAEYADKLLKAGTTDKLNSQPIGTGPFVFTRFQKDTSVRYKANPDYFGGKPSVDPLIFAITPDANVRLQKLRRNECQIALSPKPLDVQAALKEPTLKVEKTDAFMTAFVGINSQHPPLDKPEVRQAINLAFDKANYIKAVFEDTAEAANGPYPPNTWSYAKNLPGYPHDIEKAKALMAKAGLKDGFQTTIWTRPSGSLLNPNPSLGAQLLQSDLAEIGIQAEIRVIEWGELIRRAKAGEHDLLFMGWAGDNGDPDNFLTPQFSCAAVKSGTNFARYCNADLDKLISAGKTTGEQGVRTKLYEQAQAQIQQQALWLPLAHPTAFALTRKNVEGYSVSPFGRQDYSKVKL; via the coding sequence ATGCGCCTCGCTGCCCTACCGTTGTTGCTCGCCCCGTTCTTGCTGAGCCCACAGGCCTTCGCCGCCGCCCTGAGCGTCTGCACCGAGGCCAGCCCGGAAGGCTTTGACGTGGTGCAGTACAATTCGCTGACCACCACCAACGCCTCGGCCGACGTACTGATGAATCGGCTGGTGGACTTCGACACCGCCAGCGGCAAAGTGATCGCCAGCCTGGCGGACAGCTGGGAAGTCAGCCCCGATGGCCTGATCTACGTCTTCAAACTGCGACCGCAGGTGAAATTCCATCGCACCGAGTATTTCAGCCCGACCCGCGAGTTGACCGCCGAAGACGTCAAATTCAGCTTCGACCGCATGCTTGACCCCGCCAACCCGTGGCACCAGGTTGCCCAGACCGGTTTTCCCCATGCGCAATCGATGCAATTGCCAGCGCTGATCAAGAAAATCGACGCCCTTGACCCACTGACCGTGCGCTTCACCCTCGACCACCCGGACTCGACCTTCCTCGCGACCCTGAGCATGGGTTTCGCCTCGATCTACTCGGCTGAATACGCGGACAAATTGTTGAAGGCCGGCACCACGGACAAGCTCAACAGCCAGCCAATCGGCACCGGCCCGTTTGTTTTCACGCGTTTCCAGAAGGATACCTCGGTTCGCTACAAAGCCAACCCGGACTACTTCGGCGGCAAACCGTCCGTGGACCCGCTGATCTTCGCCATCACCCCGGACGCGAACGTGCGCTTGCAGAAGTTGCGCCGCAACGAGTGCCAGATCGCCCTGTCGCCCAAACCTCTGGACGTACAGGCCGCGCTGAAAGAGCCGACCCTGAAAGTGGAAAAGACTGACGCCTTCATGACCGCATTCGTCGGCATCAACAGCCAACATCCACCGCTGGACAAGCCCGAAGTGCGACAGGCGATCAACCTCGCCTTCGATAAGGCCAACTACATCAAAGCCGTGTTCGAGGACACCGCCGAAGCGGCCAACGGTCCGTACCCACCCAATACCTGGAGCTACGCGAAAAACCTGCCGGGCTACCCCCATGACATCGAGAAAGCCAAGGCATTGATGGCCAAGGCCGGGCTCAAGGACGGCTTCCAGACCACCATCTGGACCCGCCCTTCCGGCAGCCTGTTGAACCCCAACCCGAGCCTCGGCGCGCAGCTGCTGCAATCTGACCTCGCGGAAATCGGCATTCAGGCCGAGATCCGCGTGATCGAATGGGGCGAACTGATCCGCCGCGCCAAGGCCGGTGAGCATGACCTGCTGTTCATGGGATGGGCTGGCGACAATGGTGACCCGGACAACTTCCTCACGCCGCAGTTTTCCTGCGCGGCAGTCAAATCCGGCACCAACTTCGCACGTTATTGCAATGCGGATCTGGACAAGCTGATCAGTGCCGGCAAAACCACCGGCGAGCAAGGCGTTCGCACCAAGCTTTATGAACAAGCGCAAGCGCAGATCCAGCAACAGGCGCTATGGCTACCGCTGGCCCATCCGACGGCTTTCGCCCTGACGCGCAAAAATGTCGAGGGTTATTCAGTCAGCCCGTTTGGGCGTCAGGACTATTCGAAGGTCAAACTGTAG
- the rpmB gene encoding 50S ribosomal protein L28 gives MSRVCQVTGKGPVTGNNISHANNKTRRRFLPNLQHHRFWVEEEKRFVRLRVSAKGMRIIDKRGITAVLAEIRKAGKI, from the coding sequence ATGTCTAGAGTCTGTCAAGTTACCGGTAAGGGTCCGGTGACTGGGAATAACATTTCCCACGCAAACAACAAAACCCGTCGTCGTTTCCTGCCGAACCTGCAGCATCACCGCTTCTGGGTTGAAGAAGAGAAACGTTTCGTGCGTCTGCGCGTATCTGCCAAAGGCATGCGTATCATCGACAAGCGTGGCATCACTGCCGTGCTGGCCGAAATCCGCAAAGCCGGCAAGATCTAA
- the rpmG gene encoding 50S ribosomal protein L33: MRELIRLISSAGTGHFYTTDKNKRTTPDKIEIKKFDPVVRKHVIYKEGKIK, encoded by the coding sequence ATGCGTGAATTGATTCGTTTGATTTCGAGCGCCGGTACTGGTCACTTCTACACTACCGACAAGAACAAGCGTACTACTCCGGACAAAATCGAGATCAAGAAATTTGATCCGGTTGTTCGCAAGCACGTGATCTACAAAGAAGGCAAAATCAAGTAA
- a CDS encoding cupin domain-containing protein — MSIQNIVDFGQATTEPERYRPDPAKVLKGDPEQVVYNHYNSPCGQLNAGVWEGAVGQWLVNFTEHEYCEIVQGVSVLRDNDGNSKTVRAGDRFVIPAGFRGTWEVLEPCRKIYVAFEQKA; from the coding sequence ATGAGCATCCAGAACATCGTCGACTTCGGCCAGGCCACCACCGAGCCCGAGCGCTATCGACCAGACCCGGCAAAGGTGCTCAAGGGCGATCCTGAGCAAGTGGTCTACAACCACTACAACAGCCCTTGCGGCCAATTGAATGCCGGCGTGTGGGAAGGCGCAGTCGGCCAGTGGCTGGTGAACTTCACCGAGCATGAATATTGCGAAATCGTTCAGGGCGTTTCCGTCCTGCGCGATAACGATGGCAACAGCAAAACCGTGCGCGCAGGTGATCGCTTCGTCATCCCGGCCGGTTTCCGGGGCACCTGGGAAGTGCTGGAGCCTTGCCGCAAGATTTATGTGGCGTTTGAACAGAAGGCCTGA
- a CDS encoding aldehyde dehydrogenase, with the protein MTTLTRADWEQRARDLKIEGRAYINGEYTDAVSGETFECISPVDGRLLGKIASCDAADAQRAVENARATFNSGVWSRLAPTKRKATMIRFAGLLKQHAEELALLETLDMGKPISDSLYIDVPGAAQALSWSGEAIDKIYDEVAATPHDQLGLVTREPVGVVSAIVPWNFPLMMACWKLGPALSTGNSVILKPSEKSPLTAIRIAALAVEAGIPKGVLNVLPGYGHTVGKALALHNDVDTLVFTGSTKIAKQLLIYSGESNMKRVWLEAGGKSPNIVFADAPNLQEAAEAAAGAIAFNQGEVCTAGSRLLVERSIKDKFLPLVIEALKTWKPGNPLDPATNVGALVDTQQMNTVLSYIESGHTDGAKLVAGGKRILQETGGTYVEPTIFDGVSNAMKIAQEEIFGPVLSVITFDSAEEAVAIANDTPYGLAAAVWTSDISKAHLTARALRAGSVWVNQYDGGDMTAPFGGFKQSGNGRDKSLHAFDKYTELKATWIKL; encoded by the coding sequence ATGACCACCCTGACTCGTGCCGACTGGGAACAACGGGCTCGCGATCTGAAGATCGAAGGCCGCGCCTACATCAATGGCGAATACACCGATGCCGTCTCCGGCGAGACCTTCGAGTGCATCAGCCCGGTCGATGGCCGTCTGTTGGGCAAAATCGCCAGCTGCGATGCCGCCGACGCCCAGCGCGCTGTTGAAAACGCCCGTGCCACCTTCAATTCCGGTGTCTGGTCGCGCCTGGCGCCGACCAAACGCAAAGCCACCATGATTCGTTTTGCCGGCCTGCTCAAACAGCACGCCGAAGAGCTGGCCCTGCTTGAAACCCTGGACATGGGCAAGCCGATCAGCGATTCCCTGTACATCGACGTTCCCGGCGCAGCGCAAGCCCTGAGCTGGAGCGGCGAAGCCATCGACAAGATCTACGACGAAGTCGCAGCTACCCCGCACGATCAACTGGGTCTGGTGACGCGCGAACCGGTCGGCGTTGTCAGCGCCATCGTGCCGTGGAACTTCCCATTGATGATGGCGTGCTGGAAGCTCGGCCCAGCGCTGTCCACCGGTAACTCGGTGATCCTCAAGCCATCGGAAAAATCGCCGCTGACCGCCATCCGCATCGCTGCTCTGGCAGTCGAAGCCGGGATTCCGAAAGGCGTGCTGAACGTCCTGCCGGGTTACGGTCATACCGTTGGCAAGGCCCTGGCCCTGCATAACGACGTCGACACCCTGGTGTTCACCGGTTCGACCAAGATCGCCAAGCAACTGCTGATCTACTCCGGCGAATCGAACATGAAGCGCGTCTGGCTCGAAGCCGGCGGCAAGAGCCCGAACATCGTGTTCGCCGACGCACCGAACCTGCAGGAGGCCGCTGAAGCTGCTGCGGGTGCTATCGCCTTCAACCAGGGCGAAGTCTGCACCGCCGGTTCGCGCCTGCTGGTGGAGCGTTCGATCAAGGACAAATTCCTGCCACTGGTGATCGAAGCCCTGAAAACCTGGAAGCCGGGCAACCCGCTGGATCCGGCGACCAACGTCGGCGCGCTGGTGGATACCCAGCAGATGAACACCGTGCTGTCCTACATCGAGTCCGGTCACACCGACGGCGCCAAACTGGTAGCCGGTGGTAAACGCATCCTCCAGGAAACCGGTGGCACCTACGTTGAACCGACGATTTTCGACGGCGTGAGCAACGCGATGAAAATTGCCCAGGAAGAAATCTTCGGGCCAGTGTTGTCGGTCATCACCTTCGACAGCGCCGAAGAAGCCGTCGCGATCGCCAACGACACTCCGTACGGTCTGGCCGCTGCAGTGTGGACTTCCGATATCTCCAAGGCGCACCTGACCGCCCGTGCACTGCGTGCCGGTAGCGTGTGGGTCAACCAGTACGATGGCGGCGACATGACTGCACCGTTCGGTGGCTTCAAGCAGTCCGGCAACGGTCGCGACAAGTCGCTGCACGCGTTCGACAAGTACACCGAGCTGAAGGCGACCTGGATCAAGTTGTAA
- a CDS encoding MFS transporter, which produces MRWATYFAVLASVLSVGLALGVSMPLVSFRLESWGYGSFAIGVMAAMPAIGVLVGAKISSRLAARLGTANLMRLCLWAGAVSIGLLALLPSYPIWLALRLMIGVILTLVFIIGESWINQLVVEQWRGRLVALYGSSYALSQLAGPVLLGFLGTEHDYGFWVGVSLLMAAPFLLLGRSGAPSSEAGSVTLRDLLEFCRGLPAIAWAVSLFAAFEAMILTLLPVYCLRQGFTTEIALAMVSTVVVGDAVLQLPIGALADRLSRRTLFTGCAVVLLGSSLAIPLLIDTLLIWPLWVLFGASAGGLFTLSLILIGERYRDDALVRANAHIAQLWGIGCLIGPLLAGAGSQWISGHALPLLMAAGALGVLIVVSRQGAFGSVAEPA; this is translated from the coding sequence ATGCGTTGGGCGACGTATTTCGCCGTGTTGGCGTCTGTCTTGAGTGTCGGCCTGGCCCTGGGTGTCAGCATGCCGCTGGTGTCGTTTCGCCTGGAAAGCTGGGGTTACGGCTCGTTCGCCATCGGTGTGATGGCGGCGATGCCGGCCATTGGCGTATTGGTCGGGGCGAAAATTTCCAGTCGTCTGGCGGCGCGCCTTGGTACGGCCAATTTGATGCGTCTATGCCTGTGGGCCGGAGCGGTTTCCATCGGCTTGCTGGCGCTGTTGCCGAGCTACCCGATCTGGCTGGCACTGCGGCTGATGATCGGGGTGATCCTGACGCTTGTATTCATCATCGGTGAAAGCTGGATCAACCAACTGGTGGTCGAGCAATGGCGCGGGCGGTTGGTCGCGCTGTATGGCAGCAGTTATGCGCTGAGTCAGCTGGCCGGACCGGTGTTGCTGGGCTTTCTTGGCACTGAGCACGATTATGGTTTTTGGGTGGGTGTCAGCTTGCTGATGGCGGCACCGTTTCTATTGCTCGGTCGCAGCGGTGCGCCGAGCAGTGAGGCCGGTAGCGTGACCTTGAGAGATTTGCTTGAGTTCTGCAGGGGGCTGCCGGCGATTGCCTGGGCGGTGTCGCTGTTCGCTGCGTTCGAAGCGATGATCCTGACGCTGCTGCCGGTCTACTGCTTGCGCCAGGGGTTCACCACGGAAATCGCCCTGGCGATGGTCAGTACGGTGGTGGTGGGTGATGCCGTGCTGCAATTACCGATTGGCGCGTTGGCCGATCGCTTGTCGCGGCGCACCTTGTTTACCGGGTGCGCGGTGGTGCTGCTGGGGTCGAGTCTGGCCATTCCGTTGCTGATCGACACGCTGCTGATCTGGCCGTTGTGGGTGTTGTTTGGGGCCAGCGCGGGTGGGTTGTTCACCTTGTCGCTGATTCTGATCGGCGAACGTTATCGCGACGATGCGCTGGTCAGGGCCAATGCGCACATTGCGCAATTATGGGGCATCGGTTGCCTGATCGGGCCTTTGCTGGCCGGTGCCGGCAGCCAGTGGATCAGCGGGCACGCCTTGCCGTTGCTGATGGCGGCGGGGGCGTTGGGTGTGCTGATCGTGGTGTCGCGGCAAGGGGCATTTGGCTCGGTTGCCGAACCGGCCTGA
- a CDS encoding phospholipase D family protein: protein MRVTKPLLALVLLASFLGGCASLDVQREPSQALPANDSAFGRSVQAQAAPHQGQSGFRLLSDSTEAFTARAELIRNAQRSLDLQYYIIHDGISTRMLANELLKAADRGVRVRILIDDTTSDGLDFIIATMAAHPQIQIRVFNPLNLGRSTGVTRTMGRLFNLSRQHRRMHNKLWLADNSMAIVGGRNLGDEYFDAEPNLNFTDIDMLGAGPVAEQLGHSFDQYWNSALSKPIDGFLYSKPTAKDLENTRTRLEESLEETRKENHALYKHLMTYATKPRLDIWRKELIWAWNQALWDAPSKVLADGEPDPQLLLTTQLAPELNGVSKELIMVSAYFVPGQPGLVYLTGRADAGVSVRLLTNSLEATDVPAVHGGYAPYRKALLEHGVQLFELRRQPGEGGGSGPNLFYSRSYRGSDSSLHSKAIIFDQQKAFIGSFNFDPRSVLWNTEVGVLVDSPELAAHARELALQGMAPPLSYKVELEKSQIVWVTEDNGKLHTLTSEPGSWWRHFNAWFSNTVGLERML, encoded by the coding sequence GTGAGAGTCACAAAGCCTCTGCTTGCTCTTGTGTTACTGGCCTCGTTCCTCGGCGGCTGCGCCAGTCTCGACGTGCAGCGCGAACCGAGCCAGGCGCTGCCAGCCAATGATTCGGCATTCGGTCGCTCGGTCCAGGCCCAGGCAGCGCCCCATCAAGGGCAGTCCGGTTTTCGCCTGCTCTCGGACAGTACCGAGGCCTTCACTGCGCGCGCCGAGCTGATCCGCAATGCGCAACGCAGCCTCGATTTGCAGTACTACATCATTCACGACGGCATCAGTACACGAATGCTGGCGAATGAACTGCTCAAGGCCGCTGACCGTGGCGTGCGCGTGCGCATCCTGATCGACGACACTACCAGCGACGGCCTGGACTTCATCATCGCCACGATGGCGGCGCATCCGCAGATCCAGATTCGCGTGTTCAACCCGCTGAATCTGGGCCGCAGCACCGGCGTGACGCGGACCATGGGCCGCTTGTTCAACCTGTCGCGGCAACACCGGCGCATGCACAACAAACTGTGGCTGGCCGACAACAGCATGGCCATCGTCGGTGGACGCAATTTGGGGGACGAGTATTTCGATGCCGAGCCCAACCTGAACTTTACCGACATCGACATGCTTGGCGCAGGCCCGGTTGCCGAGCAGCTGGGACACAGTTTCGACCAGTACTGGAACAGCGCCCTGAGCAAACCGATCGATGGGTTTCTATACAGCAAACCGACCGCCAAGGACCTGGAAAATACCCGGACCCGGCTCGAAGAATCCCTGGAGGAAACACGCAAAGAGAACCACGCGCTCTACAAACACCTGATGACGTACGCTACCAAACCGCGCCTGGACATTTGGCGCAAAGAGTTGATCTGGGCCTGGAACCAGGCGCTGTGGGATGCGCCGAGCAAGGTGCTGGCCGATGGCGAGCCAGACCCTCAGTTGCTCTTGACCACGCAACTGGCGCCCGAACTCAATGGCGTCAGCAAGGAGTTGATCATGGTCTCGGCCTATTTCGTGCCGGGCCAGCCGGGGCTGGTGTACCTGACCGGGCGCGCCGACGCCGGGGTCTCAGTGCGGCTGCTGACCAACTCCCTGGAGGCCACGGACGTACCGGCGGTGCATGGCGGTTATGCACCGTATCGCAAGGCGCTGCTGGAACATGGCGTGCAACTGTTCGAGTTACGCCGCCAGCCTGGCGAAGGCGGCGGCAGCGGCCCTAACCTGTTCTACAGCCGATCCTATCGCGGCTCCGATTCCAGCCTGCACAGCAAGGCGATCATCTTCGACCAGCAGAAAGCCTTCATCGGCTCGTTCAATTTCGATCCGCGCTCGGTGCTGTGGAACACCGAAGTCGGAGTACTGGTGGACAGCCCGGAGCTTGCGGCACACGCGCGTGAACTGGCGCTGCAAGGCATGGCACCGCCCCTGAGCTACAAAGTGGAACTGGAAAAAAGCCAGATCGTCTGGGTCACCGAAGACAACGGCAAACTGCACACCCTGACCAGCGAGCCAGGCAGTTGGTGGCGGCACTTCAATGCCTGGTTCAGTAATACGGTTGGCCTGGAACGGATGTTATGA
- a CDS encoding PLP-dependent aminotransferase family protein, with product MTLYVNLAELLGTRIEQGFYRPGDRLPSVRALSVEHGVSLSTVQQAYRMLEDSGLATPKPKSGYFVPVSRELPELPAIGRPAQRPVDISQWDQVLELIRAVPRKDVVQLGRGMPDITTPTLKPLLRGLAQLSRRQDMPGLYYDNIHGNLGLREQIARLMLDSGCQLGPGDLVVTTGCHEALSTSIRAICEPGDIVAVDSPSFHGAMQTLKGLGMKALEIPTDPLTGISLEALELALEQWPIKAIQLTPNCNNPLGYIMPESRKRALLTLAQRFDVAIIEDDVYGELSYTYPRPRTIKSFDEDGRVLLCSSFSKTLAPGLRIGWVAPGRYLERVLHMKYISTGSTAPQPQIAIAEFLKGGHFEPHLRRMRTQYQRNRDAMIDWVTRYFPAGTRASRPQGSFMLWVELPEGFDTLKLNRALHDQGVQIAVGSIFSASGKYRNCLRMNYAAKPTAQVEDAVRKVGAAAIQLLAETRELND from the coding sequence ATGACCCTTTATGTGAACCTCGCCGAATTACTCGGCACGCGTATCGAACAGGGCTTCTATCGCCCGGGTGACCGCCTGCCGTCGGTACGGGCGCTTAGCGTTGAACACGGGGTCAGCCTGAGCACGGTGCAGCAGGCCTATCGCATGCTGGAAGACAGCGGGCTGGCCACGCCAAAACCCAAATCCGGGTATTTCGTGCCGGTCAGTCGCGAGCTGCCGGAACTGCCGGCGATCGGTCGTCCGGCCCAACGCCCTGTGGACATTTCGCAATGGGATCAGGTGCTGGAGCTGATCCGCGCGGTACCGCGCAAGGATGTGGTGCAACTGGGTCGCGGCATGCCGGACATCACCACGCCCACCCTCAAACCGCTATTGCGCGGCCTGGCGCAGTTGAGCCGCCGGCAGGACATGCCCGGCCTGTATTACGACAACATCCATGGCAATCTCGGCCTGCGCGAACAGATTGCACGCCTGATGCTCGATTCCGGCTGCCAACTGGGCCCCGGCGACCTGGTGGTGACCACCGGATGCCATGAAGCGCTGTCCACCAGCATTCGGGCGATCTGCGAGCCGGGCGACATCGTGGCGGTCGACTCACCGAGCTTTCACGGCGCCATGCAAACCCTCAAGGGCCTGGGCATGAAAGCCCTGGAAATCCCCACCGACCCGCTCACCGGCATCAGCCTGGAAGCGCTGGAGCTGGCATTGGAACAATGGCCGATCAAGGCCATACAGTTGACCCCCAACTGCAACAACCCGCTGGGCTACATCATGCCGGAGTCGCGCAAACGCGCGCTTTTGACGCTCGCACAGCGTTTCGACGTGGCGATCATCGAGGACGATGTGTATGGCGAACTTTCCTACACCTACCCGCGCCCTCGCACGATCAAATCCTTCGACGAGGACGGCCGCGTCTTACTGTGCAGCTCATTTTCCAAAACGCTGGCCCCCGGCCTGCGCATCGGCTGGGTGGCGCCCGGTCGTTATCTGGAGCGGGTGCTGCACATGAAATACATCAGCACCGGCTCTACCGCGCCACAACCACAGATTGCCATTGCCGAATTCCTCAAAGGTGGACATTTCGAACCCCATTTGCGGCGGATGCGTACGCAATACCAGCGCAATCGCGACGCCATGATCGACTGGGTCACCCGCTACTTCCCGGCGGGCACGCGCGCCAGTCGCCCACAAGGCAGCTTCATGCTGTGGGTTGAATTGCCGGAAGGATTCGACACCCTGAAACTGAATCGGGCCTTGCACGACCAGGGCGTACAGATTGCCGTCGGCAGCATCTTTTCCGCCTCGGGCAAGTACCGCAATTGCCTGCGGATGAACTACGCTGCCAAACCGACAGCACAGGTCGAAGACGCGGTGCGCAAGGTCGGCGCTGCGGCCATTCAATTGCTGGCCGAAACCCGCGAGCTCAACGACTGA
- a CDS encoding DUF1127 domain-containing protein: MNGLSDVRLTLHSQELVAGQDNGAQRSVMRNAPSGLSRWDLFWHRLHTRKALLRLTPEQLKDIGLTREQAREEGLKPFWRI; the protein is encoded by the coding sequence ATGAACGGCTTGAGCGATGTGCGGCTGACGTTACACAGTCAGGAACTGGTGGCAGGGCAGGACAACGGTGCGCAGAGGTCCGTCATGCGCAACGCACCGTCCGGCCTGAGTCGCTGGGATCTGTTCTGGCACCGTCTGCACACGCGCAAGGCGTTGCTGAGGCTGACGCCCGAGCAGCTCAAGGATATCGGGCTGACCCGTGAACAGGCGCGGGAGGAGGGGCTCAAGCCTTTCTGGCGGATCTGA